Within the Hermetia illucens chromosome 6, iHerIll2.2.curated.20191125, whole genome shotgun sequence genome, the region actcttggccgtgttcgaaagAAAAAGGAACGAATTTTTGTTCACCTACACAAGGaaagacgattccatagcctacataacgatgcaATTTCTGAGCTCACTCTGAGCTCtgagttcacataaacacgggatttcaaaaaactccatagaaaaaaatcacaaagggacagatcgggagagcgtgccggccattccaaatcgcctctaattgagataaggcgctctggaaagttcctgcactatcgccatcttatagggatgaaaatgaagatcatcacggagaattcttctcacagaacgatcggatagtccaaggcagatgcgtgtttgcgcgcagaacgccgtggcgatcgcaacattgacgctctcactgcttcaatgctctcaagtgatctaacgggccgagggactccagttcttccttttgtcgcacttgcagtttgtctgaatgtagtgacccatgtaacaattgatttgcggtctgggacgggagccaacgaggctaaattaaagcgattcggaaatgcacgctgtgttgcaataaccgaacatccgcttgaaaagtaagcctcaacggcaaaggcacgctcctcactattccaacgcatgatggcgactgaaccgtgtcagaacaaaactttacagtatcccctcttgaacgagaccactagcgctccggtatgacatcaactaactgagtggcacgcattttaaaaaaggatgttatgctgccgcaccctgtataaagtAAATTTTAGGAAAATAACAGATATATAGATATTGACCACAACACATTCGACCGTAGTTATTTGGGATGACAAAACATGCTGTTGAAGTTGTATCATAATACTAAACCCGATTTAAACCATTGCTGAACAACCCCAGAACTGTATATCTCAGACgcttgtccggatggctcaagtggttagagcgctgggctgtcgtagcggaaagtcgcggttcaaatgtcgTATACAATTCGACTCAGATGTGAATGAGtccctgaatcaaatcagggtaataacctcggtagagtgcaatgctgaccacattgcctcctacagcgtcTGTAGCGTACcgctgcggtcttgaatgaagtgctctaacacacttcaaggccctgatccaatatggattgctgattattattattataagttatAATTTGTTATTCATATTCGAAACTCACACCAATGTTCTATAGTTAGATGTTAAAGTGTGTCTTACCTTGTGTACCTTACATGAGTAGGTTTTGAGTAGATTGAAGACATCTGAAAGAGTTTGAGGCCTTATATCCATATATTTTCTGAGAGTTACTTTACAATTTAAGAAGATAATACACGCATTCACGTAACTAGTTGCACTAGTCATATCCCGCTTAATCACTAGACATAAACCTAGTGTAGAACTTTGAAACGATAATTTTCCGCTTCATTAGCAACAACACAACGTATGACAGTTGCCTTGATGCAGCAGTATTCATAGCGTGAAACACTATCAAACCCTAAATTACGTGAAACCGAGGATATCTAAcaaattattcatcatcattaacgacgcaacaaccggtatccggtctaggcctgccttaataaggaacttcaaatatctcggttatgcgccgaggtccaccaattcgatatccataaaatctgcctggcgtcctgacctacgccatcgctccatctcaggcagggtctgcctcgtcttctttttgcgCTTAAAGACTTTcctggttggatcatcctcatccatacgaattaagtgacccgcccaccgtaacccattgagccggatttgatccacaatcgggcggtcatggtatcgctcatagatttcgtcgttatgtaggctacggaatcgtccatcctcatgtagggaggcaacaatttttcggacgattcttctctcgaacgcggccaagagtttgcaatttttcttgctaaaaacccaaattttcgaagaatacatgaggactagcaagatcattgtcttgtacagtacgagctttgaccctatgatgagacgtttcgaacggaacagtttttagtAAACATTTATTACTTGTCAGTTTACATTTTTCActggtaaatttagaatattcGCAAGCACCCTTATGATTATAAGTTTCCGATATTTATCACACGCCCGTTATTTTGACGACAAAAATTTTGTATGAAAGTGTTAAGGTTTAAATTTCAGATGGGGAAGACCACGCACGgtaaaatgaaaacgaaagtaaaTATCGATTTGAAACTTGGTCTTTTTCTAgtaagtaaaaaaataaaaatgcaaaaaaaaaatgtttagacGTAGTTTGCTCCCTTAATTGAGTTTAAATTATAGAGAACGATTAAGCCAGCTAAATCAGCAGTGTATCCTAGGAAACgcaacatatatattttttgtgaCAACGTAACGTAATAAAGTGACTGACATGCTCCATTGTGGAAATGACTCCACTAATGGTATATAAGGCTTTTGGAGTCCGTGCAATTTCCAAGTCAAAGTGTACATTCAAAAGTTTTCCTATTTGAAGGTATATTTACGATTATATTTAGGATAGCATCCATACGTATAAAAATGATTGCATATTGAACATGCAAAAAATACTATGAAAATCTAGAGAGTTGTGAAGTCGAACATTTTCATGTAGAAATGCATATATTCCCGATCTACTCTTTTCCGCCATCACATTATTCAAGTAAACTACGCCTCACTCTCACCTTAAAATTATTCGCAATGAGGCAACAATCAAAACCATTTCACTATGACCCCCACTATAACTAATAGAAAGAGGACCTTCGATATAGATGCTAACCACTGTAAAGTTTTATTACTAAATTatgaacaaaaattaatttgcaGAAATCACTTTGATTTTCCTCACAGGCTCATGATGTTCCTGTTCGCACAATGGTTTGGTCTCACAATGACATCTGGATGGTTACGGGCGATCACTCAGGATGCGTCAAGTACTGGCAATCGAATATGAACAATGTGAAAATGTTCCAAGCACACAAGGAACCAATACGAGGAATAAGGTACAGCAAAATCCATCATTTTAAGACTCTTATATCTCTATAGAATAAacgtatatttttatttaaatacaagagaaaaataaaaaattggtaGGGACATACCTAGGGATATTCTTGTATGAGACAAAGTAAaatgtataaataaaataaaagacaaaACCTTACACTCCCAATATACCCAACCAAACCATGACCCCCCATTTGGTTTTATATGTGAAACAATAAAGAATTAGTCTAATCAACTGTCTGCCCCTGCACCCGGCAAATGATGTGTGTGTGAAATAAATAAAgatgattttcaaaaaaattgcagAGACACATACTTTCTCGCCCAACTCTGTGATAAAACTTATGATCTCCATTAAGCCTTTATATAGTtatgaatattttaaataaagagaAACCATTGCTGTGATATTTTAGATTTAACATTTTtaactaaaacaaaaaaaacaattgtTATATTGTGACAACTccacattttttgaaaatatatttaaaatatttcaaacgaaaaacgaTACAATTTTATTTAACATCGATTGGACTACAACCAGGTCACGGCAGTTATTTTGGTTGCAATTGTGGTGTGTGGTACGTGGTAGACAATAAAATAGTAGAAAGCAAGCAAGAAATAGTTAATTTTTGGTTCATTTCATCCCGGGTTTGTCGATTTTTCTTATCGCGGAATGATTCCTTCAATTGAGGTTATTGTAATTGGGATCACGTTTCGTTTTATCCTTTCTTCTCAAGCAAGTTGAAcatattgaatgaatgaatattgaATGTGGATTACAACAATTTGCATCTTGCGATTACTTTGAGGTAGGAAACCTCTATACCTCTATATATTCAAATACTTAAGAGGACAGCAATGTaatagcttcttgattttttatatatttttaaatggaAATAGTGTAAACACTTTTGAGATTTTCGAGGAAACccatatttaaatttttgaagtATACTGATATTTATACTGTTGTTTTTTtaagtttatactgaaacgcaaATGCTTCGCCTATATTTATTGTGAGTTCACTTCGATCTGACATCTCaacaatcaaaaagaaaaatataagtCGGTGACAGCACCGGCAGTAAAGAGTTTTCATGTATCTACCAAACACCATAACTGATAATCACAAATATACTTAATTCTTTATATGTcgttcaaaataaaaatgttaccGAAAAAGCTAATGAGCTACTGATCAGGCCTCCTTAGCGATAAGCTCTCTCATTCTGTATTTTTATCTAGGAATGCCCGTTTTCCAATACTATTAGGATCACTTTACCGATTTTGCAACCAGCATCCATCCACACTCAATGAACCTACCTTATCCCTCACCACGTAATAATAATCAATAGGTCAACAATCCTTTTTGGATCTAGGACCTTGaaacgtgttagagcacttcatttcaaGACAGGGACGATACAATAGCGCGATGTATTTATCGACATCAAACATGTCGAATTATatctaaaataaatatatattattattattcatgtaCCCAAATAAACTGATTAATGCAGCCGGAAAAAGTTCACTACTCAAACTAAGCATCTtagttttatttgttttcatttccaaTACGGACTTTTCTCGTGTCCTCAACAGAACTCATAGTCTGTTCAGCAACGTATGACTAGGAAAAAGAAGCAAAAGGAAAAGCCGTGgtacttaaaataaaaattataccaGAGTATTTCAAAACTTTTGTATGAACTAGGCCTAAATAGAAATGAGCCACTATCTAACACGTAATATGCTTGAAAGAGGATCATATTAATAATTAGTGGAATATTAAAAACTATGAAAGGTCGACAACTTTGTCGTTTTGTTGGGCGCTGGACTACTCATTATTGCAGAAACGCACGCAAAAGTTTTTCCGTTACTAAGATTTCTCAATTTAAAATCAGAACTACTTTCGATATTATGGTGATGGAAAACGTGTAAACGATCACTCTAAGAATGCACAAACAAATAAATTCCAGAGGAGTAATTTCTGCTAGCTAAAAATATATTATCGACAATGCAGCTAGAACATTGTATGGAAATTCCCTCTGGTGGGGATGGGAGCAGGAAGGGaacattaattttgaaaatacaaAGGAATATTCGAACCCATGAAACAAAAATGATTTCATCGGCACCAAGTAATTATATAAATCGAATTACCAATTTATCCATGATGACTTTTCTTCATATCCATCTGGCCGCATCGACAATCATCTTATAACCTAAACCCGCTCAAGGTATAACTAAGTACTTCACCCTTGACCTATGAATGGCTACTAACCAAATGTCTTAAAAATGATGTGGAACAGTCAAgaacaattataataataatcaaataaaCCGTATTTTTAACTCGAAAATTATATACGTTCACCAAAAAAGGAATTGAATCATCGCTTAACCCATCAGCCATTGTCCACATTAAACAATGGTCCTCCGTTTAAAAAAATGGTGAACAAGTTCAAGCCTGCATATCAAATGAATACCATTCCAGAGCTCTCAATTCCCAACCAGTAATCGAATCTAAGGATTTATGAGCAATTGTAGAATtacctttatttttaattttcaacaagTGCTCATTGCGTACATATCCGTATTAAACAATATAATTGGTCCACAATCGATTTATTTCACCTTAAATAGTGTCCGATCCGTTTTTCATTGACCGAAAGTCCGTAGGTCTAATGGgatatttttttagaatttttgaaCAACCATATTAGTTAGAGCTATCAGTCATTCACGGTTATTGAATGTTCCCCAGTAGTATGACATACCCCGATTTCAATTAGCGGTTAAATAAAAAGGCATGACACAACAATAAAACGTCTATTTTCTAGCAGCATTTATAATAGTGGAGGGAAAATGTTATAAAATAAACGCAGTTTATGATAGAATATTTCCTCAAACGTTGAAggtttaggaaaaatattgttCGCTAGCTACGCTACTGAGGATATAGAGTTTTCACGATTTGAAATCAAAATTCATAAAtacaactaactacaattttACTCATATTGTCTACAAAATGATTTAACATTGACTATAATACCACTCACCAATCAGTCCCAACATGTCCGTCAGAAATACTAAAGCCCTTCCATGAATATTAATCTATATAACCGTTTGCTCTGTAATGCGTCTGTTACTACTTGTTAATTTTTCATTGACGCTTCTTATCCGTTACTAATATACTACGCCATAACAAGTACAATTGTCATTATTTCTTTACTgtgtatattttattttcaaggttttgtggaaaacaaccttattaaaatcgattcatcaaCATGTCTGTCCATCATGCGCACTTGCTTCAGAAACAATAaaacctattgacacgaaatttattaAGAAGGCTCGAACTGTAAAACCTCACGCATGCAAAGACAATGACATCGTTCAACGTTGAGCTTAAGGGAGGGTCATCATACATGTAAATGGGGGAGGGGTAACCTTTTCAACCTTTTATAATCATATGTAGTATCAACTGAACATTCTAATGTTGACATcattgcggggggggggggggaggagtgTAGAAGAGGGTCACTTAAGGGACCGTTCTAAACTATTTGTCAAAACCGCAATGATGTCTCAATATATCCCCTTACCGATATCTCCTGAAATAAACTCGATAATAATATTGATTTGTTCGATAAGTTATGGCCCATTTTTTTATCAATCGGTCGGAAGTGATGGAAATCGAATGGCGCCAAATCGGTAGAATAAGGAAGATGAGGATACACTTCCCAATGGAGCCTCTAAATTGCTTCCTTCATCACATTGACGATTTGGGGACGGGCATTATTGTGTTGGAGGATGACTCTATAACGATATTGAGGTCGTTTTTACTAGATAGCTTCGTTTAGTGGTCGAAATTGTTGAAAGTAAAACTCCCCCTTTACTATTTGATTCCGATCGAGCGACTAGCAGTGGGTTGTGCCTTCCTAGTCTCGCCAAACGCAAAATACTGTCCGCGATTAATCGTACTCAAAGAGGTTTTTGAACTTTCTAGACAAATTCAGAGCAGTTCTTCCAGCTATAACGTTTTCTCTGTACACGGCTCAAATATGGCGAGCAGCTTTTATGACACTTTAATTAAAGGCAAAGGTTGTCTCTCCAATTAATCTTAGATTCTTATGTCCTGTCCTGTTCTATAAGAAAAATTATATTGTGGTCAATCCCCTGGTTAATTCATGAAGTACTCAAGTTATGTATCGTGTCACTTCGCATAATAACATCTGCAATATTATTTCCTGCCATTCAAGCATCAATATGATTCTTTGCAGTTACAACACGAGTTCAACATCATTCGTATAGTCCTCTGCAcacatcaaaatattttttcgctttttctgTAGAGAGAGAtaacaaattttaatttctaaCAAAACTTCATTCCTGGGTTCGAGTTGTGGGTGTTACTATCTaagtttgaaaaagaaatttcatttaCAAGAACAAATAATTATCAGTGAATGGTTCAGAAATCATCCTGGTACGACTTATAGGTTTTCAATGGAAATCTAGATTCATTGATTTAATAACGATAAAAATTTCAGGACGAAAGCCTTCTACAAATAAATTCGTCGTTCGAATTCGTCCCCTCTTACAAGATAATGACCTAAATACGAAAAGTCTAAGCTTGGATTTTGAACGgatatttagaattttttgatAATCAGAAATTTTAGTATAATCGAACACAAGCTGTCTATGCGATGAAAACCCCTTTGGATGGCTTATTTAAAAGTTTCTAAAGCTCAAAGTCGACACCGCGTTCTCTATTTTTTCTTGTAGAGCTACCTTATCTGAAGGGATTCCCTTCGGTAACCAAGCCTTCGAAACCGAATCATTAAGAATGATAATCTACAATAATTTGACTCCATATTTATTTCGAAAGCACACCACAAAAGTTTTCACGAAATTATTTTACCCTATTGAAAAGCTGGACTTATTTCAGCAGAAAATAAATCTATAATATctaaaaaagttgttttattCAATATTCCTATAAACAtctcccaatttttctttttctattcaaAATATTCGAGATTTGTAGACATTCAAAATTGTTGttaataaaattcatttttttctcgaaattacgTGTCTTTTATtacttcctttcttcttttttatttaaatccacAGTTTCAGCCCGTCGGATAGTAAATTCGTGAGCTGCAGTGATGATGGTACTTTGCGGGTCTGGGATTTCTATCGATGTCAAGAAGAAAGAGTGCTTCGAGGTGAGTAGAAACAAATATGTTTGTTATGAAATTAAGCTAAGAAAGGTTGTAAGATATGTaaagaatatttcaaaaaaatttatcGAATGCATCAAAACCTAAGAATGGTTTTTATTcttggaataaaaaaaactatttcaaaACTGAAACATCACATAAGCAGAACAAGTGCTAACGGATCAACTTACTAAACATACATAACTTTAATTAATAAGAGAATTATTTTGCAATTTCTTATAGGTCATGGAGCCGATGTCAAATGTGTACACTGGCATCCGCAAAAAGCCCTTATTGTATCAGGTAGTAAAGACAATCAACAGCCGATAAAACTCTGGGATCCCAAAAGCGGACAGGCATTAGCTACTCTGTAAGaattcttcatcaatttcaaacTAGATATGAAAATTTctctaaaatatatataaatccaGACACGCCCACAAGTCTACAGTAATGGATTTAAAGTGGAATGACAACGGCAATTGGCTAGTCACAGCATCACGAGATCATCTGCTTAAACTATTCGATTTAAGAAATCTACGCGAAGAAGTGCAAGTCTTCCGAGGCCATAAAAAGGAAGCAAGTGCAGTATCTTGGCATCCCGTTCACGAAGGATTATTCTGTTCCGGGGGTTCAGATGGTTCAATATTATTTTGGAATGTTGggtaaaattttacaaaacaTGCACTACGTAAAACTAACTGGCTGCAAATTACAGAACTGACAAGGAAGTTGGTGCAATAGATCAAGCTCACGACAGTATTGTATGGACTCTTGCCTGGCACCCTCTAGGACATATACTATGCTCAGGATCAAACGATCACACAATAAAATTTTGGACGAGAAATCGTCCTGGTGATCAGATGAGAGATAAATATAACTTAAACACATTGCCAGCAAGCTGGGCTGGTATGGAAGAATGCGATATTGGTTAGTTCGAAGATAATTCTCAAGTGAAGTTCAATTTTAACACTTGACATCTACCTCTAATTTTGCAGAAGAACATCATGTCATCCCCGGCATGGGACCAGAAGATAAAGTTGACTTCACCGAGAGCCTAATGGCAGACAAAGGCTTTATTCCTGGTCTTGACTTAGATCAGaaaaacagtggagaagagaaACGCGACAAAGAAAAGAAGGTACCATATAGCAAACCAATTCCGCGCAACTTCCAAGCTCAGTGGAATGACACAGGGCGTACGGAAGACGCAGAAGAAGCTACCTCAAAAGAAATCAAGGAAGTGATAACTCAAATAGTTGAGAATACCCCAGGCGTTGTACCTTTACAGAAAATTGCCCCCTCCGCTATTATTGTTTACGGAAAAGTCATCACAGTACATCGTGAGTATACGGTTCAATAGTTGGGTATAATGAAATTAATCATATATTATTGTCTACTTTAGCTGGAAGCAAATTAGAGGCCGCTATTCTCGCAGGCCCCgacgctttgaataaatatataagcAGCGGAGAATTAGAAGAACTCGCTGATGTTATGCCCTTCGAAGACACAAACAGTCCAACTAGAAGCGGTGGGCGAAATTCACCGTCAGATCGGAGCAAATCGCCAGTTCGTCGCAAAAAGTCACGTTTTGATACGGTACAAGATCACAATGCTCAAATGATTTACTCAAAGGACGTTGATAGTAGACAGCAAATTCAACCTCAAGTACAAGCATCACAGCAGGGATTCATACCACCCCTATTAGCTCTCAATGTACCTCAGCCAGATGGCTTTCCTGGAGGTGTTCCACCACAATCTAAAGATCAAGACTTTCGTACCTTCAACAATAACAATTTCAGCAATAGTGGCGATAGTATACGGCCTAGCCCTTGGTCAGATGGTCCACCCAATCAGCAACAAAATGCGTTGCCTAACTTCCCAGCAGGAGCACACAGCGGAGACGGCCCCAATATCGGGGGTAATGCAACACAAAATCCCTTCAGTAATAACCAGAATAACAGCCTCGGTAACTCCAACTTCAATAATAATTCTTTTCATGGAGGAACTGCGCCATTCGATGGACCATATAATAACAATACATCGAATTTTGAAAGCAATGGTAATGGGCCAAACGCAGGGAATTACAATAACAATAATGACAATGGCAGCAGAGGTCGTTCACATGGTCGCCATAATGATGGCGGTAGTAGAAACAACGATAACTATAACAGAAATGATAGTCGCAGTAGAGATGGTGGTCGTCGGAATGATCGGAGTCGGCAACAAAATCGTAGAAACCGGAATAGGTTCTAGAATTATGTATAGACCCATTAATTCTGTTCacatttagttttatttatacCCCGACTTTCAAGTTAACCTGATTCCAGCCCGTACTAAATGAATGTGGGAAATTTTAATCATGATATCCAGTTTATCTGTAACGTAATTGTCCATAAAAATAGACTATCATTTGTTTTTaaagcgaaaaaaaatatttgcctcAGAAATTATTTTATATCACAGTATATGGAAAGCAAATTCTTCGttatattaattttaaaaagtttttttttctgatttcatTGCTAGACGATGTTAGATATTTAAAAGGGGTCAAGTGATCGATAGCTTTGCGCAAGTGAGATGGTCAGCTTTCTACACAACCAGCTATTTTTATCATTGTCCGTTAGAGATAAATAGTTTCtaattcaattaattaaaaaaaacatttccttCAAAATGGAGGTCAATGATAACCACTTATTGTTCTTTCATAGTTAATTTCGTTTGGTAGAGACGACCAGACATTTTCGTATCGTAATGTGCAAATGAATGGAAAAATAGAGTCTAATTGAATAGGAGGTGATTTTGAGAGAAAGGAAGACAAACAAGCGGTTATTCGCTTGATGTAAATGAGAtgaatttaaacaaatgttGTTGTACATACGTTTCTTGAAATCATTCTagtatttataatttattttcacaTATAAATACTGTAGAGCTGTAAAGTATGAATTAAAGTCGAATTAAGTAAGGAATGGTCTTTATATTTGCTGGAATATGTTCTGTTGTTTCAAGTTAACGGTGCTTAGGGATGTTTGAGCTCGTTTATGGAAAGTGAGACGAACAAACCCTTAAAGTGTATTCTAGAAGGTATAGCTCGCAATAGAGTTGCCTCCCTCTTTCCATTTGTGAGCATATGGAATGGAAGAGAGACATTGGCCAAAAACGGTTTCGACAAGTTGCACAATGCTAGATGTAAGAACAAACTATTTGTTCCTCAGTAAACTGAAATTAGTATTTGCtattcataataaaatcgaaCTATTTCCAAAACGTTTACTACTTCAT harbors:
- the LOC119659202 gene encoding pre-mRNA 3' end processing protein WDR33, whose product is MEFAQPPPDVSQINFSMPPPQARHQNQHGNNLILGGGGGGGGHHHHYHHHFGGGMGAGKPGHPYFKQFGNFGRGPNGLPMTQDDFDGKRLRKSVMRKTVDYNASIVRALENRTWQRDYRDRHALQPESIYVPDLMPPPSYLDNPSNAVTTKFVKTATNKMRCPIFTLAWTPEGRRLVTGASSGEFTLWNGLTFNFETILQAHDVPVRTMVWSHNDIWMVTGDHSGCVKYWQSNMNNVKMFQAHKEPIRGISFSPSDSKFVSCSDDGTLRVWDFYRCQEERVLRGHGADVKCVHWHPQKALIVSGSKDNQQPIKLWDPKSGQALATLHAHKSTVMDLKWNDNGNWLVTASRDHLLKLFDLRNLREEVQVFRGHKKEASAVSWHPVHEGLFCSGGSDGSILFWNVGTDKEVGAIDQAHDSIVWTLAWHPLGHILCSGSNDHTIKFWTRNRPGDQMRDKYNLNTLPASWAGMEECDIEEHHVIPGMGPEDKVDFTESLMADKGFIPGLDLDQKNSGEEKRDKEKKVPYSKPIPRNFQAQWNDTGRTEDAEEATSKEIKEVITQIVENTPGVVPLQKIAPSAIIVYGKVITVHPGSKLEAAILAGPDALNKYISSGELEELADVMPFEDTNSPTRSGGRNSPSDRSKSPVRRKKSRFDTVQDHNAQMIYSKDVDSRQQIQPQVQASQQGFIPPLLALNVPQPDGFPGGVPPQSKDQDFRTFNNNNFSNSGDSIRPSPWSDGPPNQQQNALPNFPAGAHSGDGPNIGGNATQNPFSNNQNNSLGNSNFNNNSFHGGTAPFDGPYNNNTSNFESNGNGPNAGNYNNNNDNGSRGRSHGRHNDGGSRNNDNYNRNDSRSRDGGRRNDRSRQQNRRNRNRF